A segment of the Candidatus Poribacteria bacterium genome:
CGACCCCCTGTCGGGCGACAATCTGTTCCGAGATCACGGTCGGGGCCTGTTGATGATACGCGCCTACATGGACGAGGTGTCGTACAACGATGACGGCACCGAACTGACAATGGTTAAGTCCGTCCCCAAGGAGTAAGTGGAGCCGAGGCATTCGGTGTGCGGTGGCGGGTACCAGAGCGCCCGCGGATGGCACGGCTGAGCGATACCCCTTCGCAATCAGGAGGCATCTTGTGGACTTGACGTTCCGACGTAGCGGGCACGTGATCATCTTCAATCTCAAAGGCAACGTCATCGGTCCCGATGGCATGAAGTTGCGCGAAGCCTTTCAGAAAGCCATCGAGTTGGGCGCCGACAAGGTGCGGATCCTCGTCGATCTGGAAGGCACGGGTATGATGGACAGTTCCGCCCTGGGCGCACTGGTGAACGCCTATACGCATGTTCAGCAGAAGAAGGGCCGGATCGGCATCATGAGAGCGAGCGCCAACATCCAGAAGCTCTTGACGCTCGCCAAACTGGCGCAGCTTTTCGAGCAGTTCCCCGACGAAGCCGCGGCGGTCGCGAGTCTCTCGTCCTAGTTTCGCTGTTCAGCGGGGTGTGCACCGCTCCGGGTGTCCATTCGTCAGCCGGTCTCGCCCGGAGGGTCCGCGACTGTCGTAAGGCGCGAACATGGTGATCCGCTATCGAAGAGCGCCCGGCTGCATCGTTTTCGGCATCGAAGGCGGGCTCGTCAACACGGACGTGCCGGCACTGCGCAAGGAATTCAAGCGAGTTCTCGAGCTGATCGGGTCATCCGCGCATATCGTGATCGACATGACCCTGGTCAACCAAATCGA
Coding sequences within it:
- a CDS encoding STAS domain-containing protein — translated: MRCAVAGTRAPADGTAERYPFAIRRHLVDLTFRRSGHVIIFNLKGNVIGPDGMKLREAFQKAIELGADKVRILVDLEGTGMMDSSALGALVNAYTHVQQKKGRIGIMRASANIQKLLTLAKLAQLFEQFPDEAAAVASLSS